A single genomic interval of Daucus carota subsp. sativus chromosome 1, DH1 v3.0, whole genome shotgun sequence harbors:
- the LOC108215325 gene encoding protein SULFUR DEFICIENCY-INDUCED 1: MEGGSWNTSKDEEQHLFHVVYKVPSGDTPYVRAKHAQIVQKDPEAAIVWFWKAINAGDRVDSALKDMAVVMKQLDRTEEAIEAIKSFRVLCSKSSQESIDNILIDLYKKCGRIDEQIVMLKQKLRMIYRGEAFNGRPTKTARSHGKKFQVSVKQETSRILGNLGWAYMQKSNYMAAEVVYKKAQMIDPDANKACNLGYCLIKQARYDEARSVLEGIQQGTTPGSDDMRTRRRAEELLAELELNRPEIVASDIMGLDLDEDFVDGLEKLMNAWGSSRPRRLPIFEEMAQSRDQLAC, from the exons ATGGAAGGTGGAAGTTGGAATACAAGTAAAGACGAAGAACAGCATCTATTTCATGTGGTGTACAAGGTTCCTTCTGGTGACACTCCTTATGTTCGAGCTAAGCATGCCCAG ATAGTGCAAAAGGATCCAGAAGCTGCTATCGTGTGGTTCTGGAAGGCCATAAATGCAGGAGATAGGGTAGACAGTGCCCTAAAGGACATGGCTGTGGTGATGAAGCAGTTAGATAGAACTGAAGAGGCCATTGAAGCCATTAAATCTTTTCGAGTTCTTTGCTCCAAAAGCTCCCAAGAATCAATCGACAACATTCTCATTGACTTGTACAAG AAATGCGGGAGAATAGACGAACAAATAGTGATGTTAAAACAGAAGCTAAGGATGATTTATAGAGGAGAGGCATTCAATGGAAGGCCTACCAAAACGGCTAGATCTCATGGCAAGAAGTTTCAGGTTTCTGTCAAGCAAGAAACCTCCAGAATACTG GGGAACTTGGGGTGGGCGTACATGCAGAAATCAAACTATATGGCAGCAGAGGTTGTATACAAAAAGGCACAGATGATTGATCCCGATGCTAACAAGGCTTGTAACTTGGGCTACTGTCTCATCAAGCAGGCCCGATACGACGAGGCCCGTTCAGTCCTTGAAGGTATACAGCAGGGCACAACCCCTGGTTCTGATGACATGAGAACAAGGAGGAGGGCCGAAGAATTACTTGCAGAATTGGAACTGAACCGGCCAGAAATAGTGGCATCAGATATAATGGGACTTGATCTTGATGAAGATTTTGTTGATGGGCTTGAGAAATTAATGAATGCATGGGGGTCAAGTAGACCAAGAAGGCTTCCTATTTTCGAAGAAATGGCTCAATCTAGAGATCAGTTggcctgttaa
- the LOC108199583 gene encoding uncharacterized protein LOC108199583: MKMMTKEDIVKGLGISNNKGRDAPVNYLGNTKVLPLIDVALSSRHQYVNDEKRDEKAKSDKTNTLSKMKELIRWAAAAKSEKGGRYITRKVLQFRARAALKSVPDDGQLSNDSPKISFRWDMESCSTTSSSVYSCLSRASSKRITTNQNMMIPYSSNSTPLHRGDHSTPAKSGSWITTDSDFVVLEL, encoded by the exons atgaagatgatgacgAAGGAAGATATAGTTAAAGGATTAGGTATTAGTAACAACAAAGGACGAGATGCCCCGGTTAATTATTTGGGGAATACCAAGGTTCTACCTCTCATCGATGTTGCACTATCATCTAGACACCAGTATGTCAACGACGAAAAAAGAGATGAGAAAGCTAAGAGCGACAAAACGAATACCTTGTCGAAAATGAAGGAGCTTATAAGATGGGCGGCTGCTGCCAAATCTGAGAAAGGAGGGAGGTACATCACTCGAAAG GTCTTGCAATTTCGAGCTAGAGCAGCATTAAAATCAGTACCAGACGATGGTCAGCTGAGTAATGACTCGCCAAAGATCAGTTTCAGATGGGATATGGAGAGTTGCTCCACCACTTCATCATCTGTTTACTCTTGTCTATCAAGGGCTTCTTCTAAAAGAATCACAACCAATCAGAATATGATGATACCTTATTCTTCCAACTCGACTCCTCTTCATCGCGGTGATCATAGTACTCCTGCTAAATCAGGAAGCTGGATCACCACGGACTCAGATT TTGTGGTGCTAGAGCTTTGA
- the LOC108194295 gene encoding sm-like protein LSM5 yields the protein MANNPSQLLPSELIDRCIGSKIWVIMKGDKELVGTLRGFDVYVNMVLEDVTEYEFTAEGRRVTKLDQILLNGNNIAILVPGGSPDPE from the exons ATGGCTAACAACCCTTCTCAACTTCTCCCTTCAG AGCTGATAGATCGATGTATTGGGTCAAAGATTTGGGTGATAATGAAAGGAGACAAGGAGCTAGTTGGAACTCTCAGGGGTTTTGATGTTTATGTCAACATGGTTCTCGAAGATGTCACTGAATA TGAATTCACTGCTGAAGGACGTAGAGTAACAAAGCTGGATCAGATCTTGCTTAATGGAAACAACATTGCGATT CTTGTCCCTGGTGGTTCTCCTGATCCAGAATGA
- the LOC108204860 gene encoding putative kinase-like protein TMKL1 gives MAVPKLLPFCIIIFTLTTNPVFPILSLSSTLETELLLTKIKPSLQGNSDNILLASWNTSVPLCQWKGLKWVFTNGSALSCSDLASPQWTNLSLFKDPLVHVASLQLPSAGLFGKVPRELGELSNLKSLYLGVNHLVGEIPLELGYSSSLSDIDLGNNLLNGSVPTSIWNLCDRLISFRVHANFLSGAVPRPALPNATCDKLEVLDFGHNMFSGDVPEFLTRFTSLKELDLGSNMFSGSIPEGIVGLSLEKLNLSYNNFTGVVPNFGGSKFGGDVFEGNNPGLCGGPLRGCTGSSGLSSGAIAGIVIGLMAGVVVLASLLIGYVQGKKRKNEDDEEYELADGEDDENGGGEGKLILFQGGENLTLEDVLNATGQVMEKTSYGTVYKAKLADGGTIVLRLLRDGSCKDRNSCLPVIKQLGRVRHENLIPLRAFYQGKRGEKLLIYDYLPNRNLFDLLHETRVGKPVLNWAKRHKIALGIARGLAHLHTSLETPITHGNVRSKNVLVDDFFVARLTEFGLDKLMIPNVADEIVALSKAEGCKAPELQRMKKCNSRTDVYAFGILLLEILLGKKPGKARSGSYLDLPSLVKEAVLEETTMEVFDVEVLKGIRSPMEDGLVQALKLAMGCCAPVASVRPTMDEVVKQLEENRPRNRSALYSPTETRSEIGTPF, from the exons ATGGCAGTTCCAAAGCTTCTACCTTTCTGCATTATCATCTTCACACTCACAACAAACCCCGTCTTTCCCATTTTGTCCCTCTCTTCTACCTTGGAAACTGAGCTTCTTTTAACCAAAATCAAACCCTCTTTACAAGGAAACTCGGACAACATTCTACTAGCTTCTTGGAACACATCTGTGCCTCTTTGCCAGTGGAAAGGACTCAAATGGGTCTTCACAAATGGGTCAGCTCTCAGTTGCAGTGACTTAGCTTCTCCACAATGGACTAATTTGAGTCTCTTTAAAGACCCTCTTGTTCATGTAGCTTCTCTGCAGCTTCCTTCAGCTGGGCTTTTTGGGAAAGTTCCAAGAGAACTCGGTGAGCTTTCTAACTTAAAAAGTTTGTATCTTGGTGTTAATCATCTTGTTGGGGAGATTCCTCTTGAGCTTGGTTATAGTAGTTCTTTATCAGATATTGATTTAGGGAATAATTTGTTGAATGGCTCTGTTCCTACATCGATCTGGAATCTGTGTGATCGTCTCATTTCATTTCGTGTTCATGCTAATTTTTTGTCTGGTGCTGTTCCTCGACCTGCATTGCCTAATGCTACTTGTGATAAGTTAgaggttcttgattttgggcATAATATGTTTTCGGGTGATGTTCCGGAGTTTCTAACTAGGTTTACGAGTCTTAAGGAGCTTGATCTTGGAAGTAATATGTTTTCTGGGTCGATTCCTGAGGGGATAGTTGGGTTAAGTTTGGAAAAGTTGAATCTTtcttataataattttactgGAGTTGTGCCAAATTTTGGGGGATCGAAGTTTGGTGGGGATGTATTTGAAGGGAACAATCCGGGGCTTTGTGGGGGACCTTTGAGGGGTTGTACTGGTAGTTCTGGATTGAGTTCTGGTGCAATTGCTGGAATTGTGATTGGTTTAATGGCAGGGGTTGTGGTTTTGGCGTCACTGCTGATTGGGTATGTGCAagggaagaagaggaagaatgAGGATGATGAGGAGTATGAATTGGCGGACGGGgaggatgatgaaaatggtGGCGGTGAGGGGAAGCTGATATTGTTTCAAGGTGGTGAAAATTTGACTTTGGAAGATGTTTTAAACGCAACTGGACAAGTTATGGAGAAGACGAGTTATGGGACTGTTTATAAGGCGAAGCTTGCTGATGGAGGAACCATTGTCTTAAGGCTGTTGAGGGATGGTAGTTGCAAGGACAGAAATTCATGCTTGCCGGTGATCAAGCAGTTAGGCCGAGTTCGACATGAAAATTTGATTCCACTGAGAGCTTTCTATCAGGGAAAGAGAGGAGAAAAGCTTCTTATATATGATTATCTACCTAATAGAAACCTCTTTGATCTCTTACATG AAACAAGGGTTGGAAAGCCGGTATTGAATTGGGCCAAACGACACAAGATTGCCTTAGGTATAGCAAGAGGGCTAGCACATCTTCATACCAGTCTTGAAACGCCAATTACTCATGGTAATGTGAGGTCAAAAAATGTTCTTGTTGATGACTTCTTCGTGGCGAGACTCACTGAGTTTGGACTTGACAAGCTGATGATACCAAACGTAGCTGATGAAATTGTTGCACTTTCCAAAGCTGAAGGTTGCAAGGCACCTGAACTACAGAGGATGAAGAAATGCAATTCTAGAACTGATGTTTATGCTTTTGGGATCTTACTATTAGAGATTTTGTTAGGGAAAAAACCCGGGAAAGCAAGAAGCGGTAGTTATCTTGATTTGCCATCATTAGTGAAAGAAGCTGTATTAGAAGAAACAACGATGGAAGTTTTTGATGTTGAAGTTTTGAAGGGGATAAGGAGTCCAATGGAAGATGGATTAGTGCAAGCATTGAAGCTTGCAATGGGTTGCTGTGCTCCGGTGGCTTCAGTCCGACCTACGATGGACGAAGTTGTAAAACAGTTGGAAGAAAACAGACCAAGAAACAGGTCTGCTTTGTATAGTCCTACTGAAACTAGAAGTGAAATTGGTACCCCATTTTAA
- the LOC108200207 gene encoding uncharacterized protein LOC108200207, producing the protein MQGRQDYCCLGGRGLVLQLLPKMLTRSTLSAENIVATTVQSSFRPTVRVKDDSARPTLTLFNKEAKDLIGVQVDRILRTSSVYQWIEYVLTELSEDANLLNTLPIFKNIVGKECASDIKINAYNIDRGYEEYTAFRLSECAAASHDPDEGKMGGKAAKKQKTDCLTSATMHRAYILDK; encoded by the exons ATGCAAGGCCGCCAAGATTATTGCTGTCTTGGAGGACGAGGACTGGTACTGCAACTACTGCCCAAGATGCTCACGAGAAGTACACTGTCAGCAGAGAATATTGTTGCAACAACTGTGCAAAGCAG CTTCAGGCCAACTGTCCGTGTGAAAGATGATTCAGCACGCCCTACTTTGACTCTATTCAACAAGGAGGCAAAGGACCTCATCGGTGTACAAGTGGATAGAATACTGAGGACCTCATCGGTGTACCAGTGGATAGAATACGTACTGACTGAGCTTTCGGAG GACGCAAATCTACTCAATACGCTGCCCATTTTCAAGAACATTGTTGGGAAGGAGTGTGCTTCTGATATTAAAATCAATGCATACAACATCGACCGCGGTTATGAGGAATATACTGCATTCCGCCTCTCAGAGTGTGCTGCAGCTAGCCATGACCCAGATGAAGGGAAGATGGGTGGGAAGGCCGCTAAAAAACAGAAGACTGACTGCCTGACCAGTGCCACAATGCACAGAGCTTACATAttggataaataa
- the LOC108194248 gene encoding F-box/kelch-repeat protein At3g24760 translates to MAESNICKDVIKVSVSGFNSLSSDLTELILSILPLTSIVRATAVCKHWHSIVTSSTFSSAVAVTRKKPFLFLYGLNNIFPRNNQLLAFDPHLDKWLNLPVFRHQNDSSFMGCNGYYVCTSGSSFSFCPILSRDVHVTCMLNCPRLNPLVGAFYDKGCELPRFIVVGGVKFVGGLVDIEDGLFVEIYNPHCGCWENCSPLPADFRNGNTSQSLSSALFDGKFYVYGIYSGFVSTFDLDTHVWSEVQTLRPPGLLFAFLISCNELLVLAGLCNDHRGVSFNLWSIDDKTMEFSELAIMPAELLACLFDGHQEDYNFASLKCVGLDDLVYVFNEERHMNYTACVCEISNISKCSWRRIPDLPVPLNHFHKVTSFCSSVSIDNIVN, encoded by the coding sequence ATGGCAGAATCAAACATATGCAAAGATGTCATCAAGGTTTCTGTTTCTGGCTTTAACTCTCTCAGCTCAGATCTCACTGAGCTCATTCTTTCCATTCTGCCTCTCACGTCCATCGTACGCGCCACCGCGGTTTGCAAGCATTGGCACTCCATTGTCACCAGCTCCACCTTTTCATCTGCTGTGGCGGTTACTCGGAAAAAGCCTTTCTTGTTTCTCTATGGCCTCAACAATATTTTTCCAAGAAACAATCAATTACTTGCTTTTGACCCTCATCTCGATAAGTGGCTGAATCTCCCTGTTTTTCGACACCAAAATGATTCTTCTTTTATGGGATGTAATGGATACTATGTTTGTACCTCGGGCAGCAGCTTTAGTTTTTGTCCGATTTTGAGCCGGGATGTGCATGTCACATGCATGTTGAACTGTCCTAGATTGAATCCTTTGGTTGGTGCGTTTTATGATAAAGGATGTGAATTGCCGAGATTTATTGTTGTAGGTGGAGTTAAGTTTGTGGGTGGTTTGGTTGATATAGAGGATGGACTGTTTGTTGAGATTTATAATCCTCATTGTGGTTGTTGGGAAAATTGTTCCCCTTTACCTGCAGATTTCCGGAATGGGAATACATCTCAGTCTTTATCATCGGCCTTGTTTGATGGTAAGTTTTATGTTTATGGGATTTATTCGGGTTTTGTCTCTACTTTTGATTTGGATACGCATGTCTGGAGTGAAGTTCAGACACTTAGGCCTCCTGGCCTTTTATTTGCCTTCTTGATTTCGTGCAATGAGCTTCTTGTATTGGCTGGATTGTGCAATGATCACCGTGGAGTCAGCTTTAATTTGTGGAGTATTGATGACAAGACAATGGAGTTTAGTGAGTTGGCAATAATGCCTGCTGAATTGCTTGCTTGTTTGTTCGATGGTCATCAGGAAGATTATAATTTTGCAAGCTTGAAATGTGTGGGATTGGATGATCTTGTGTATGTTTTCAATGAAGAGCGGCATATGAATTATACGGCATGTGTTTGTGAGATCAGCAATATATCAAAGTGCAGCTGGAGACGGATTCCGGATTTGCCAGTACCTTTGAATCACTTCCACAAGGTCACAAGCTTTTGTTCTAGTGTATCAATTGATAACATAGTTAATTAG